GGCGTGAGCACCGACCTCCCGCACGCGCTGGCCGCGTATCGCGCCCAGTACGACCTCCCGTTCGCCTTGGTCGGTGACCCCGATCACCGCGCGATCGAGGCGTACGACGTGGTCGAGGACTTCGCGCACGACGGTGTCGAGACGGTCGCGCAGCGGGCCGTCTTCGTGATCGACGCCGACGGCGTCGTTCGGTACCGGTGGCTCGCTGAGAACGCGGGACAGGAGCCGGACTACGACGCGCTCGACGAGGCGGTGGCGGACGCGAGCGCCTGAGGCGAGCGTCGGTCCGGGCGAAGCGCGGTTCGCTCAGGCCGGGTCGCGGAGCGCCTCCAGCGCCTCGGGGTTCTCCATCGACGAGAGGTCGCCGGGGTCCTCGTCGTTGTACACCGACTCGATCGCGCGGCGGATGATCTTGCCCGACTGCGTCTTCGGGAAGGCGTCGACGAACAGCAGTTCACGCGGCCGGAACGGCTTGCCGTGTTCGTCTCCCACCAGCGTCCGGAGCTCCTCCCGGAGGTCGTCGCCCGGCTCGAGGCCGGGTTCGAGGACGACGTACGCGACGACCGCGGTGCCGGTGGTGTCGTCGGGGACCCCGACCGCAGCCGCCTGGTTGACGGCGTCGTGGTCGATCAGGACGCCCTCTATCTCGGCCGGGCCAACCTTCCGGCCCGCGACGTTGAGCGCGTCGTCGGCGCGACCGTGGAGGAACCAGAAGCCGTCGCCGTCCTTCTGCGCGAAGTCGCCGTGGTCCCACAGGTCGGGCCACGTCGACCAGTACTCCTCGAGGTAGCGCTCGTCGCCAGACCACAGCGACTTCGTCATCGACGGGCAGGAGTCGCGCGCGACGAGGTAGCCGCGCTGTCCCGACTCCTTCACCGACTCGCCCGTCTCGTCGACGACGTCGATATCCATCCCGAGGCCCGGCCCGCCGAGGGTACAGGGCTTCAGCGGCTGGTTCGGCATCGGCATCAGGAAGCAGCCGCAGATCTCCGTGCCGCCGGAGATGTTGATTATCGGGCACTCCCCGCCGCCGACCGCGTCGTAGAACCAGCGCCACGACTCGGGGTCCCACGGCTCGCCGGTGGAGCCCAAGATGCGGAGCGAGGAGAGGTCGTGGTCCTCCACCCACTGGTCCCCGTGTTTCCGGAGCGCGCGGATCGCGGTCGGGGAGATGCCGAACTGCGTGACCCCGTGTCGGTCGATCAGCTCCCAGAAGCGGTCCGGCTCGGGGTGGTCGGGCGCGCCCTCGTACATCACCACCGTCCCGCCGAACGCGTGGTTGCCGATCAGCGTCCACGGGCCCATCATCCAGCCGATGTCCGAGACCCAGAAGAACCGGTCCGCCGGCTTCTGGTCGAAGCCGAAGTGGATCTCCTTCGCGCACTGCGTGAGGACGCCCGCGTGGGTGTGGACGATCCCCTTCGGCTCGCCCGTGGTCCCCGACGAGTACAGCAGCATGGACTCCTGATCGCTCGGGAGGCGCTTCGTCTCGTACGTCGCGGGCCGGGAGCCGACCGCCTCGTCCCACGTCCGGTCGCGCTCGTCGTCCCACGGGACGGGGTCGACGCCGTCCGCGTCGTCGCCTCCGCCGCCCTCCGAATTCCCTGCGGGCGTCGCCCCCAGCCGGTCGTACACGACCACCTCCTCGACGTGGCCGGCGTCCGCGACCGCCTCGTCCGCGGTCCCCTTCAGCCTGACCTCGTCGCCCCGACGGTAGAACCCGTCGCCCGTGAACAGCACGGACGGCTCCGCGTCGTCGATCCGGGTCGCGGTCGCCTCGCGCCCGAAGCCGGAGAAGATCGGTACCGCGATCGCGCCCACCTTCAGGCAGCCGTAGAGGATCGCGACGACCTCGGGCACCATCGGCATGTACAGCCCGACGGTGTCCCCGGTCTCGATCCCCGCCTCGGTCAGGTAGTTCGCGACGCGGTCGCTCTGCCGGCGGAGCTCGTGGAAGGTGATCTCGCGGACGTCGCCCGGCTCCCCCTCCCAGACGAGCGCGACGCGGTTCCGGTTCGGGGAGTCGACCGCGGCGTGGCGGTCGACGACGTTGTGCGCGACGTTGACCTCCCCGCCGGGGTACCACTCGGAGAACTGCGGCCCGTCGCCGTCGTTGCGGACCGCGTCGTAGTCGGTGTAGAACTCGATGTCGAGGTACTCCGTGATCTCGTCCCAGAACCAGTCGACGCCGGACTCCGGTTCGCCCGCGACCTCGGAGGTGGTGCGGCGGAGTAGCTCCTCGTAGTCGTCGATCCCGTACTCGCGCATGAACGCGGCGACGTTCGTCGACTCCGCGAACGCCTCGCTGGGTTCGTGTACGACCTCGTCTATCCCCTCGTACTCGTCCATCTCGTCCGAGGGTTTTCGCGGCGACAGTAAGTAACTTTCCTGAGGAACTTACCGAGGGGCGACGCACTCGCCCGCGACCTCGACGATTTCGGCGTCGACCGCGATCCGCCCGTCGTACAGGCGACAGGTGTCGGCGTTCCACGCCAGTTGACACTCCCAGTCGGCGCTCTTCACTGTGACCTCGTGGCGCCCCGTCGCGCCGACGGTCGCCTCGAACGCGCGGGCGACGCCGGCGTCGACCCGGTCGGACGCCTCGGCGTACGTCGTGCCGTCGTCTCCCTCGACGACCACGTCCACGTCGACCGGACCGTCGCCGTCGTTGCGCACCGTCACGTCGAGTCGCCCCGGCTCGGGGTCCCCCCGTCCGAGACAGCCCGCGGACGACGCGGCGAGCGCGCCGGCGCTCGCAGCGAGGAGCCTCCGCCGTTCCATGGCAGTCGCTCGTCGCGGCGGAACTTCAACCCCGCACACGCGACGTGCGGGTGTCGACGCCGTCGAAGAGGGACCGGAAACGGCTACTCGGTGTCGCCCGTCTCCGCCTCGTCCGCGTCGCCCTCGTCGCCGTCGGCCGCGTATACCGACTCGGGGACGATATCGAGGGACGCGACCTCGTCGTCGGGTTCGAGGTTCATCACGATGACGCCCTTCGTGTTACGGCTCACCGTCGATATCTCCTCGACGCGCGTCCGCATGATCTGCCCGGCCCTGCTCATGGCGACGAGGTGGTCGCCGCGGGTGACCGCCTCGATGGCGACGACCTCGCCGTTGCGGTCGCCGGTCTTGATGTCGATCAGTCCCTTCCCGTTACGGGACTGGAGGCGGTACTCGTCGAGGTCCGAGCGCTTCCCGTAGCCGTTCTCGGTGACGGTGAGCACCCAGTTGTGGTACTCGTCGTCGATGGCGGCGACGCCCGCGACGGCGTCGCCCTCGCGGAGGTCGATGCCGATCACGCCGCGGGCGGTGCGGCCCATCGCGCGGGCGTCCGACTCGTCGAACCGGATCGCCATCCCGTTCCGGCTACTGATGACGATGTCGCGCTCGCCGTCGGTCACCTCCACGTCGACGAGTTCGTCGCCGTCCTCCAGCCGGATCGCGCGGATCCCCGTCGACCGGATGTTGCCGAACTCGTCGACGGCGGTCCGCTTGACGTAGCCGTCGCGGGTGACCATCGTGAGGAACTCGTCGTCGTCTAGGTCCTCCGTGTTGACGACCGACTCGATCTCCTCGCCGTCGTCGAGGTCGAGGAGGTTGACCGCGGACTTCCCGCGGGCCGTGCGGGACATCTCCGGGATCTCGTAGGTCTTCAGCTCGTAGATCTGGCCCTGGTTCGTGAACACGAGCAGGTAGTCGTGGGAGTTGGCCGCGAACACAGAGGAGACGCGGTCGCCCTCCTTCAGCCCGGTGCCGATGATCCCCTTGCCCCCGCGGTTCTGCGCGCGGAACTCGTCGAGCGGCATCCGCTTGATGTAGTCGTCCTCGCTCATCACGACGACGCACTCCTCCTCGGGGATCAGGTCCTCGTGGGTCACGTCGCCCACGTCCTCGATGAAGCTCGTGCGGCGCTCGTCGTCGTACTCGGCTTTGATCGCTTCGAGTTCGTCGACGATCACCTGATCGAGCTCGTCGGGGTCCGAGAGGATCGTCTCTAACCGCTCGATCCGGGCATTCACCTCCTCGTACTCGTCCTCGATCTCGGCGGTCTCCATCGAGGTGAGCGAACCGAGCTGCATCCGGACGATGTGGGCCGCCTGCGCCTCGGTGAAGTCGAACGTCGACTCCAGCGCGGCCTTCGCGGCGTCGCGGTCGTCTGAGTCCTGAATGGTCTCGACCACGTCGTCGACGTTGTCGAGCGCCTTCAGGCGCCCTTCAAGGATGTGCGCGCGGTCCTCGCGCTCCGCGAGTTCGTGTTCGGAACGCCGGCGGACCACGTCCCGGCGGTGGTCGACGTAGTGTTCGAGCGTCTCCTTGAGGTCTAACACCTGCGGCGAGCCGTCGACCAGGGCGAGGTTGATGACGCCGAAGGTGCGTTCGAGGTGGCTCTCTAACAGCTGGTTCTTGACTACCTCCGCCATCGCGTCGCGCTTGAGTTCGACGACGATCCGGATGCCGTCGCGGTCGGACTCGTCGCGGAGGTCGCGGATCCCCTCGATGGCGCCCTCGTTGACGTCCTCCGCGATGCGCTCGACGAGCCGCGACTTGTTCTGCTGGAAGGGGAGCTCCGAGATGACTATCCGGCCCTCCTCCTCGTCGACCTCGAACTCGGCGCGGACGCGGATGCGTCCGCGACCCGTCTTGTACGCCTTGTGGACCGCGTTCCGCCCGACGATGTTCGCGCCGGTCGGGAAGTCCGGTCCCTTGACGTGTTCCATCAGGTCCTCGACGGTCGCGTCGGGGGTCTCGATCAGCTCGACGGTGGCGTCGATCACCTCCCCGAGGTTGTGGGGCGGGATGTTCGTCGACATCCCGACGGCGATGCCCGAAGAGCCGTTGACGAGCAGGTTCGGGAACGCCGCCGGCAGGACCGCCGGCTCTTCGAGGCGGTCGTCGTAGTTCGCCTCGAAGTCGACGGTGTCGCGCTCGATGTCAGCCATGAGCTCTTCCGCGATGGGGGCCATCCGGGCCTCCGTGTACCGCATCGCGGCCGGCGGGTCGCCGTCGACGGAGCCGAAGTTCCCCTGCCCGTCGACGAGCGGGTAGCGCATCGAGAAGTCCTGGGCCATCCGCGCGAGCGTGTCGTAGATGGCGCTGTCGCCGTGCGGGTGGTAGTCGCCCATCGTCTCCCCGACGACGGAGGAGGACTTGCGGTGCGCGGAGTTGCTCGTCACGCCCGCCTCGTTCATCGCGAAGAGGATCCGGCGGTGGACGGGCTTGAGCCCGTCGCGCACGTCCGGGAGCGCGCGGCCCGCGATGACGGACATCGCGTAGTCGATGTACGACTGCTCCATCTCGTCTTCGATGCGCGCGTTCGTCACCTGCGCCGCGCGCACGTCGCCGGGGTCGGCGTCGGGAGTCTCGGAGCTCATATATCCACCCACTCCGCCTCGGTCGCGTGCTCCTTGATGAACTGCTTCCGCGGCTCGACCGCGTCACCCATAAGCACGTTGAACATCCGGTCCGCCGCGGCCGCGTCGTCGATGGTGATCCGCTTGAGCCGGCGGTTCTCCGGGTCCATCGTGGTGTCCCACAGCTGGTCCGGGTTCATCTCCCCGAGGCCCTTGAACCGCTGGACCTGCGTGGGGTTGCCGTCGCACTCCTCCTCGACGATGCGGTCGCGCTCCGCCTCCGTCATCGCGTCGTACGTCTCGCCGCGGTAGCGGACGCGATAGAGGGGCGGCTGGGCCGCGTACACGTAGCCGGCCTCCAGGAGGGGTTTCATGTGGCGGTAGAGGAGCGTCAAGAGGAGCGTCCGGATGTGGGCGCCGTCGACGTCGGCGTCGGTCATGAGGATGATCTTGTTGTACCGGACGTCGTCGATGTCGAACTCCTCGCCGATGCCGGCGCCGATGGCGGTGATCAGCGCGCGGATCTCGTCGTTCTCCAAGATGCGGTCGAGGCGGTGTTTCTCGACGTTGAGGATCTTCCCTTTGAGCGGGAGAATCGCCTGATTCTCGCGGTTGCGGCCCTGCTTGGCGGATCCCCCGGCCGAGTCGCCCTCGACCACGAACAGCTCCGCTTCCTCCGGGTCGCGGGTCTGGCAGTCCGCCAGCTTACCGGGCAGCGCGGTCGACTCCAGCGCGGACTTCCGTCGCGTCAGCTCCTCGGCCTTCTTCGCGGCCTTCCGGGCGCGGGCGGCCTCGGCGGCCTTGTGGACGACCTTCTCCGCGGTGTCCGGGTTCTCCTGGAAGAAGGTGCCGAGCTTCTCGTGGGTGGCGGACTCGACGACGCCGCGCACCTCGCTGTTGCCGAGCTTCGTCTTCGTCTGCCCCTCGAACTGCGGGTCGGGGTGTTTCACCGAGACGACCGCCGTGAGCCCCTCGCGGACGTCCTCGCCCTTGAGGTTCGCGTCGAGGTCGTCGACGAGCCCGTGCTCGTTGGCGTAGTCGTTGACGGTACGCGTCAGGGCGGTCTTGAAGCCGGTGAGGTGGGTCCCGCCCTCGCGGGTGTTGATGTTGTTCGCGAACGCGTGGACGGAGCCCTGTAGCTCCTCCGTCGCCTGCATCGCGACCTCGACGTGGACGCCGTCGGTCTCGTCCTCGAAGTAGATGACCTCCTCGTGGATCGGCGAGCGCGTCTCGTTGAGGTACCCGACGAACTCGCGGATCCCGCCGTCGTACTTGAACGTCTCCTCGGTGTCGTCGCGGTCGTCGACGAGCCGGATCTCGACGCCGGAGTTGAGGAACGCCAGCTCGCGAAGCCGGTTCGCGAGCGTCGACGTCTGGAACTCCGTCGTCTCGAATATCTCCTCGTCGGGCCAAAAGCGGATCTCCGTACCCGTCGACTCGCCCGCTTCCACGTCCCGGACGCGCTCGAAGCCGTCCTCGGCCGGCTCGCCCCCCGCGAACTCGTGACGGAAGACGCCGCCGTCGCGTTTCACCTCGACCTCCAGCCGCTCCGAGAGGGCGTTGACGACGCTGACGCCCACGCCGTGGAGCCCGCCCGACACCTGATACGACTTGGAGTCGAACTTCCCGCCGGCGTGGAGGACGGTCAGGATGACCTCCAGCGCCGGCCGGTCGTACTCCTCGTGGGTGTCGACCGGAATTCCCCGCCCGTCGTCGGTGACGGAGACGGAGCCGTCGTCGTGGATCCGTACCTCTATCGCCTCGCAGTAGCCCGCAAGGGCCTCGTCGATGGAGTTGTCGACGACCTCGTAGACGAGATGGTGGAGCCCCCGACCATCCGTGGACCCGATGTACATCGCCGGTCGCTTACGGACGGCCTGTAGGCCCTCGAGGACCTGAATCTGGCCGGCTCCGTATTCGCTCTGCTCTGACATAGGAACTTACTCTAGCTAGTTGCCGTCGGGTTATAAACCCGACGCACGCCCGCGCGCGTGAGCGACCGATTCGACGCGATCCGGCGCACTCGGTCCGGCTCGGGAGCGAATTCGGCTCGCGGAGTAAGCTGATCTGACGGTGAGTAGAGCGCGGGTGGTAGGGGTGTAGAGCGGCGGTGTGCCGACGCGTCCCACAGCTACAAACCGCCGCCCCGCGTACCGCCGGCCGATGCTACCGATCGCGGACTCCTTCGAACACGTTCACCGGGGCTGCGAGATCCGATACGGACGGGGCCGGATCGCGGGGCTCGGCGAGTGGCTTGGCGACCGCGGCCTCGACGCCGCGCTCGTCGTCTGCGGGTCGAACACGGGCGCGAACGACGACCTGATGGACCCGGTCCGGGAGGGACTGGGCCGGCGCTTCGCCGGCGTCTTCGACGGGACCGCCCCGGCCAAGCGGGTCGGGGCCGCCTACGACCTCCTCGACGCGCGGGCGGAGGTCGGCGCCGACGTCCTCGTCGCGGTCGGCGGCGGCGCCAGCCTCGACGTCGCCAGACAGGCGACGCTGCTCGCGGCCGACGGGCGCGACCTCGGTGAGCTCCGGGCCGACGCGGAGGCCGGCCCGGACGCGCTCGGGGAGCTCGCCCCCGGGACGGACCCCGACCTCCCGGTCGTCGTCGTCCCGACGACGTTCGCGGGCGCGGACGTCTCGGCCGGCGGCTCGCTGGAGGTCGTCCCGGCCGACGAGTCACCGACCGGCCAGCCGGTGACGGTCAGCGGGAGCGGCGCGTGGCCGGTCGCGGACGTGGCCGACCCGGCGCTGTTCGAGACGACGCCGCGGTCGGTGCTCGCCGGGTCGGGGATGAACGGGTTCAACAAGGGGATAGAGACGCCGTACGCCCGCGACGCGTCCCCGGTGAGCGACGCGGCCGCGGTCCACGGGCTCCGCCTCCTCTCGGACGCGCTCCCGCGCGTGGCCGGCGACCGGCCGGGGGGCGAGGACGCGACGGACCGCGCGGTCGTGGGGTCGCTGCTCGTCCAGCTCGACCGCAAGATCAGCGTGATCCACGCGTTCGGCCACGGGTTCGCCCGCCGCTACGACGTCCAGCAGGGCGCGATCCACGCCGTCGTCGCGCCCCACGCGCTGGCGTACCTCTTCGACGAGGCCGACGCGAGCCGGCGGGCGCTCGCGGCCGGGCTGGGCGTCCCGACCGACGGCCGGGACGACGCCGCGATTGCGGAGGACGTCGTCGAGGCGGTGGCCGAGGTCAGGGACGCGCTCGACGTCCCGGCTCGGCTCCGGGACCTGCCCGAGACCGACGAGGACGACCTCCCGGCGATAGCCGAGTTCGTCGCCGCGGACCCGCCGATGGAGCGGGCCCCGTCCGGCCTCGACGCGACCCCGGAGGCGGTCCTCGGCGTGTTGCGCGCGGCCTGGTAAGCGACGGTTCGTCGACCGGGTCGTCGCCTCCGCGTCGCTGTCAGGGGCGTCGCGTGCACGACCCACTACGGCTCGGCCGCGTACGTCTCCAACGCGGTCAGCCGCTCCCCGTCGGAGTCGAAGACGTCGACGAACCCGAACAGCTCCTCGCCGTCGGCGTCGAGGAGTCGGCCGCGAACTGCCACGCCCGGCCCGGAGGGGTAGACGCGCTCGACGGCGTGGGTCGTGTCGGTGTTCGGCCGCTCGTCGCGCATGAACGCGACGAAGCGGTCGCGCCCCTCGAACGTTCGGTCCGGACGCCGCTGGACGAACTCGGGGTCGAGCAGCGACGCGAGCCGGTCGTACTCGCCGGCGTCGAGCGCGTCGTAGTACGAGCGAGCGAGGGTAGCCGGGTCCGGGTTCTCGCTCGGCCCCTCCCCGTCCGCCTCACGCCGCGAGGGCATCGAACTCCTCGGCCGAGCTCCGGGTTCCCTTCGCGATGATCACGTCGCCGGCCCGCAGCGTGGTGTCGATGTCGGGACCGACCAGCCAGCCGTCGTCCGGGCGCCGGATCGCGAGGACGCTCGTCGAGATGTCGGTCGCGGGCACGCCGTCGGCGACCTCGGTCCCGTCGAGGTCGCTGCCCTTTCCGACGATGGTGCGGGTGATTATCTCGTCCGACTCCTGAACGGCCATCTCCACGACCGGGTGGACGTCGAGGTCGCGGCGGACCCCCTCGGTGATCGCGAGCGCGGCGTCGGATATCTCCTCGGTCGCGACGCCGAGGTGGATGAGCCCGCGCAGCGACACCGGGTCGTCAGCCTCGGCCGCGGCCCGGAGCGTCCACGCCTCGAACCGCGACTGGAGCGCGTCCACCTCGATCTCCAAGTTGTTCACCTCCTCCGCCAGCTCCTCGTTGTCGAAGAGGACCGAGCCGTACGCGAGGTCGACCGCCAGCTCGGAGAGGTTCTTCATCAACACGATGGAGTCGACCGCGCGTTCGAGGTCGTCGATCGCCGGCTCGGGGGTCGGCTCCGGCTCGAACGGCTCGCCGCTCAGTTCGGGGTACACGTCCGCGACGCCCGCCTCGGGGCCGCGCAGCAGCGTCACGTCGCCCGCCTTCAACCGGGTGGTCGGCCCGGGGTTGAGGATCCAGTCCTCGTCGCGCCGGACGGCGATGACACGGACGCCCGTCTCCGACTCGAGGTCGATGCCGTCGAGCGTCCGGCCGGCGTACGCGGAGTCGGCGGCTACGGTCCCCCGGACGAGCGTCTCGACGCCCGCCGAGAGCGCGCCCCGCATCGCGTCGGGGAGGCCGATCTCCTCGGTGACGATCTTGGCGATGTCGCCCGCGGCGTCCGCGACCTTGTCGGCGGCGGCGATGACGCCGAGGACCGGCGCGAGCGTCTCCGCCTCGTTCGGGTTCCGCGCCGCGAGCATCAGGCTCATCCGGGCGCGCATCTGGAGCACGTCCATCCGGTGTTCCAGTTCGACGACCTCGCGGGCGACCGTCGGACTCCCGTGGAGCACCGCCGAGTAGGAGAGGTCGATCAGTAGCTCCGCGGTATCTTTCATCTCGACGAGCAGGTCCTTGACGCTCGTCGGCTCGTAGCGGACCGTGCGCTCGTCGAAGCGTCCCATATGCGCCCCTCTCCGGCGCCGAGTAAAAGGCTTGTTGCGGGGGTGCGGTCGGCCGCGGCGAGCGTAGCGGGGAGGTGGTGCCGTCAGAGCGCGTCGCCCGGGACGTAGCCGGCCTCTTCCGCGGGTCCGCCCGAGTCCGCGGCCGCGCGGACCGCGAGGTCGACGAGCGCGAGCCACTCCAGCAGCCGCCGCGTGCGGTCGCGCCACTCG
The sequence above is a segment of the Halorubrum sp. 2020YC2 genome. Coding sequences within it:
- a CDS encoding TrkA C-terminal domain-containing protein; amino-acid sequence: MGRFDERTVRYEPTSVKDLLVEMKDTAELLIDLSYSAVLHGSPTVAREVVELEHRMDVLQMRARMSLMLAARNPNEAETLAPVLGVIAAADKVADAAGDIAKIVTEEIGLPDAMRGALSAGVETLVRGTVAADSAYAGRTLDGIDLESETGVRVIAVRRDEDWILNPGPTTRLKAGDVTLLRGPEAGVADVYPELSGEPFEPEPTPEPAIDDLERAVDSIVLMKNLSELAVDLAYGSVLFDNEELAEEVNNLEIEVDALQSRFEAWTLRAAAEADDPVSLRGLIHLGVATEEISDAALAITEGVRRDLDVHPVVEMAVQESDEIITRTIVGKGSDLDGTEVADGVPATDISTSVLAIRRPDDGWLVGPDIDTTLRAGDVIIAKGTRSSAEEFDALAA
- a CDS encoding nuclear transport factor 2 family protein; translated protein: MPSRREADGEGPSENPDPATLARSYYDALDAGEYDRLASLLDPEFVQRRPDRTFEGRDRFVAFMRDERPNTDTTHAVERVYPSGPGVAVRGRLLDADGEELFGFVDVFDSDGERLTALETYAAEP
- a CDS encoding iron-containing alcohol dehydrogenase family protein → MLPIADSFEHVHRGCEIRYGRGRIAGLGEWLGDRGLDAALVVCGSNTGANDDLMDPVREGLGRRFAGVFDGTAPAKRVGAAYDLLDARAEVGADVLVAVGGGASLDVARQATLLAADGRDLGELRADAEAGPDALGELAPGTDPDLPVVVVPTTFAGADVSAGGSLEVVPADESPTGQPVTVSGSGAWPVADVADPALFETTPRSVLAGSGMNGFNKGIETPYARDASPVSDAAAVHGLRLLSDALPRVAGDRPGGEDATDRAVVGSLLVQLDRKISVIHAFGHGFARRYDVQQGAIHAVVAPHALAYLFDEADASRRALAAGLGVPTDGRDDAAIAEDVVEAVAEVRDALDVPARLRDLPETDEDDLPAIAEFVAADPPMERAPSGLDATPEAVLGVLRAAW
- a CDS encoding redoxin domain-containing protein, yielding MPAVGDDAPDFTGSLVDGDIAPFELSEHLGEEPVVLAFFPAAFSNTCTDEMEALRDGFDRDDCTLFGVSTDLPHALAAYRAQYDLPFALVGDPDHRAIEAYDVVEDFAHDGVETVAQRAVFVIDADGVVRYRWLAENAGQEPDYDALDEAVADASA
- the gyrA gene encoding DNA gyrase subunit A gives rise to the protein MSSETPDADPGDVRAAQVTNARIEDEMEQSYIDYAMSVIAGRALPDVRDGLKPVHRRILFAMNEAGVTSNSAHRKSSSVVGETMGDYHPHGDSAIYDTLARMAQDFSMRYPLVDGQGNFGSVDGDPPAAMRYTEARMAPIAEELMADIERDTVDFEANYDDRLEEPAVLPAAFPNLLVNGSSGIAVGMSTNIPPHNLGEVIDATVELIETPDATVEDLMEHVKGPDFPTGANIVGRNAVHKAYKTGRGRIRVRAEFEVDEEEGRIVISELPFQQNKSRLVERIAEDVNEGAIEGIRDLRDESDRDGIRIVVELKRDAMAEVVKNQLLESHLERTFGVINLALVDGSPQVLDLKETLEHYVDHRRDVVRRRSEHELAEREDRAHILEGRLKALDNVDDVVETIQDSDDRDAAKAALESTFDFTEAQAAHIVRMQLGSLTSMETAEIEDEYEEVNARIERLETILSDPDELDQVIVDELEAIKAEYDDERRTSFIEDVGDVTHEDLIPEEECVVVMSEDDYIKRMPLDEFRAQNRGGKGIIGTGLKEGDRVSSVFAANSHDYLLVFTNQGQIYELKTYEIPEMSRTARGKSAVNLLDLDDGEEIESVVNTEDLDDDEFLTMVTRDGYVKRTAVDEFGNIRSTGIRAIRLEDGDELVDVEVTDGERDIVISSRNGMAIRFDESDARAMGRTARGVIGIDLREGDAVAGVAAIDDEYHNWVLTVTENGYGKRSDLDEYRLQSRNGKGLIDIKTGDRNGEVVAIEAVTRGDHLVAMSRAGQIMRTRVEEISTVSRNTKGVIVMNLEPDDEVASLDIVPESVYAADGDEGDADEAETGDTE
- the gyrB gene encoding DNA topoisomerase (ATP-hydrolyzing) subunit B, whose protein sequence is MSEQSEYGAGQIQVLEGLQAVRKRPAMYIGSTDGRGLHHLVYEVVDNSIDEALAGYCEAIEVRIHDDGSVSVTDDGRGIPVDTHEEYDRPALEVILTVLHAGGKFDSKSYQVSGGLHGVGVSVVNALSERLEVEVKRDGGVFRHEFAGGEPAEDGFERVRDVEAGESTGTEIRFWPDEEIFETTEFQTSTLANRLRELAFLNSGVEIRLVDDRDDTEETFKYDGGIREFVGYLNETRSPIHEEVIYFEDETDGVHVEVAMQATEELQGSVHAFANNINTREGGTHLTGFKTALTRTVNDYANEHGLVDDLDANLKGEDVREGLTAVVSVKHPDPQFEGQTKTKLGNSEVRGVVESATHEKLGTFFQENPDTAEKVVHKAAEAARARKAAKKAEELTRRKSALESTALPGKLADCQTRDPEEAELFVVEGDSAGGSAKQGRNRENQAILPLKGKILNVEKHRLDRILENDEIRALITAIGAGIGEEFDIDDVRYNKIILMTDADVDGAHIRTLLLTLLYRHMKPLLEAGYVYAAQPPLYRVRYRGETYDAMTEAERDRIVEEECDGNPTQVQRFKGLGEMNPDQLWDTTMDPENRRLKRITIDDAAAADRMFNVLMGDAVEPRKQFIKEHATEAEWVDI
- a CDS encoding AMP-binding protein translates to MDEYEGIDEVVHEPSEAFAESTNVAAFMREYGIDDYEELLRRTTSEVAGEPESGVDWFWDEITEYLDIEFYTDYDAVRNDGDGPQFSEWYPGGEVNVAHNVVDRHAAVDSPNRNRVALVWEGEPGDVREITFHELRRQSDRVANYLTEAGIETGDTVGLYMPMVPEVVAILYGCLKVGAIAVPIFSGFGREATATRIDDAEPSVLFTGDGFYRRGDEVRLKGTADEAVADAGHVEEVVVYDRLGATPAGNSEGGGGDDADGVDPVPWDDERDRTWDEAVGSRPATYETKRLPSDQESMLLYSSGTTGEPKGIVHTHAGVLTQCAKEIHFGFDQKPADRFFWVSDIGWMMGPWTLIGNHAFGGTVVMYEGAPDHPEPDRFWELIDRHGVTQFGISPTAIRALRKHGDQWVEDHDLSSLRILGSTGEPWDPESWRWFYDAVGGGECPIINISGGTEICGCFLMPMPNQPLKPCTLGGPGLGMDIDVVDETGESVKESGQRGYLVARDSCPSMTKSLWSGDERYLEEYWSTWPDLWDHGDFAQKDGDGFWFLHGRADDALNVAGRKVGPAEIEGVLIDHDAVNQAAAVGVPDDTTGTAVVAYVVLEPGLEPGDDLREELRTLVGDEHGKPFRPRELLFVDAFPKTQSGKIIRRAIESVYNDEDPGDLSSMENPEALEALRDPA